In a genomic window of Methanogenium sp. S4BF:
- a CDS encoding acyltransferase, giving the protein MRNIAEVYERIRFSLLVKGFLHILAMNIPNDRLRNTFYRWRGTKIGNNVGIGYGVFIEESRPYLIEIEDGVNIGPRAVIVAHDSSFHCISPEVPILFGRVIVRKNGYIGAKAVILPGVTIGEGAIVAAGAVVTKDVAPGTIVAGVPAKPLTTVKDALSRFNDLDALRKEMDLVKSCTSTAQSEDR; this is encoded by the coding sequence TTGCGAAATATTGCTGAAGTGTACGAACGAATTCGGTTCAGTCTTCTTGTAAAAGGATTTCTGCATATTCTTGCAATGAATATCCCCAATGACCGCCTACGCAATACCTTCTACCGATGGCGGGGAACGAAAATCGGGAACAATGTTGGGATTGGGTATGGGGTTTTCATTGAGGAATCACGCCCATACCTCATAGAGATTGAGGATGGAGTGAATATTGGCCCACGGGCTGTGATTGTAGCCCATGATTCAAGTTTTCACTGCATCAGTCCTGAAGTTCCGATACTTTTTGGACGGGTAATAGTCCGTAAGAATGGGTATATCGGAGCAAAAGCGGTTATCCTGCCGGGTGTTACGATCGGGGAGGGTGCCATTGTTGCAGCGGGAGCTGTTGTTACAAAGGATGTTGCGCCAGGCACGATTGTGGCAGGTGTTCCGGCAAAACCATTAACCACTGTTAAAGACGCGTTGAGTCGGTTTAATGACCTGGATGCATTGCGAAAGGAGATGGATTTGGTAAAATCCTGCACATCCACTGCCCAAAGTGAGGACAGATAA
- a CDS encoding exosortase/archaeosortase family protein: MDSNSINITTPQKAAKIWVILAIAALSLFFVLSSLSYSKVDAVSIWILTCISMIYFSTKTQKYLGKREQIAVVLAGFGICIFSFLNIPLGLGNPPFSIAEFSLLLSGISIVVFGLLAFRTLIFPLFFPIIAVLGFEMYEIFIRHEDWLIAPLIPPTITLTTGIIRLMGIDPSVNGNIISFLSISGETIRLAVVSDCTGIWSLGTFTVASIIVLSTFPEAISKRGALLILIGYIGTYASNIGRIAIISLSGYIYGPEGIIEQVHIHTGWILFTAWMVIFWYYFFTRHLGFSFTGKKRQAE, encoded by the coding sequence ATGGATAGTAATTCAATCAATATCACAACTCCGCAAAAGGCTGCGAAGATCTGGGTAATCCTTGCGATTGCTGCCCTCTCTCTCTTTTTTGTGTTATCCTCCCTATCCTACTCAAAAGTTGATGCAGTCAGTATCTGGATACTGACCTGCATTTCAATGATCTATTTCTCTACCAAAACCCAGAAGTACCTCGGAAAAAGAGAACAGATTGCTGTAGTTTTGGCAGGATTCGGGATTTGTATATTCAGTTTTCTCAATATCCCTCTTGGCCTTGGCAATCCCCCGTTTTCCATTGCTGAATTCTCTCTTTTACTCTCAGGAATCAGTATAGTAGTGTTTGGACTGCTTGCATTCAGAACATTGATATTCCCGTTATTCTTTCCAATCATTGCTGTTCTTGGGTTTGAAATGTACGAAATTTTCATTCGCCATGAGGACTGGCTGATAGCCCCCCTGATTCCCCCGACAATCACCCTTACAACCGGTATCATCCGCCTGATGGGAATTGATCCTAGTGTGAATGGAAATATCATCTCATTTTTATCCATTTCCGGTGAAACAATCCGACTTGCCGTGGTGTCAGACTGTACCGGCATCTGGTCACTTGGAACGTTCACTGTTGCATCCATAATTGTTCTGTCAACATTTCCTGAGGCGATCTCAAAGCGGGGAGCCCTTCTGATACTCATTGGATATATCGGAACGTATGCATCGAATATCGGAAGGATTGCAATCATTTCCCTGAGTGGCTATATTTACGGGCCTGAGGGAATCATTGAACAGGTGCATATTCATACCGGCTGGATTTTGTTTACTGCCTGGATGGTCATATTCTGGTATTATTTCTTTACCCGTCATCTTGGTTTTTCGTTTACGGGAAAGAAGAGACAGGCCGAATAG
- a CDS encoding lipopolysaccharide biosynthesis protein: MDRNLSFYTLFYVGSLVLMRFCGIITKIILARAITPFEYGIIMLIVISLPAIFQLMTNFCIFDILGHAGEGRKYFGFSMAYGILATIGVGLLLFAFPVQICNFLNIPVEMWPFLFSILIIVLLSVTLSVDIMGLLRGKKNHSIAAAISAAPGLLRLGLIFLAVSVLGITDFDIIFIIFAIPPLIVLLAVILRKAKTIINSIHSIQIPSRKILIFGFSVYIIGVWLTLCQNLNKIVISHDLGIEFQAFFDVSLTLAAVITFFSSALYLISVPESTGAEDKSLLLNRPGGLGDIGRLLFAMTLFCVLILAFYAKELIVLLFSADYAPAGDYILLIAIGYVFIFIQQFSAYVNVSFYEKSTKPFVLITVISLLIFPVFSHILIGYFGFQGAYLAFIIILVLYSLATILVSQDIEPLCVLFHRVVYLIISFAAVYLVLFVGNLSLFPGIVVSSLLFGGLIFATRYLDVSIIRDLIGRTKQE, encoded by the coding sequence ATGGATCGTAATCTTTCTTTTTATACCCTGTTTTATGTAGGTTCACTTGTTCTCATGCGTTTTTGCGGGATCATTACCAAAATTATCCTTGCACGTGCGATTACCCCCTTTGAATATGGAATCATTATGCTTATTGTGATTTCCCTGCCTGCTATCTTCCAGCTGATGACCAATTTTTGCATTTTTGATATTCTGGGCCATGCGGGAGAGGGACGAAAATATTTTGGTTTTTCTATGGCATATGGGATCCTTGCAACCATTGGTGTGGGGCTGCTTCTCTTTGCCTTTCCGGTTCAGATCTGTAATTTTCTGAATATACCGGTGGAGATGTGGCCATTCCTGTTTTCAATATTAATTATTGTGTTGCTTTCTGTTACGTTAAGTGTGGACATCATGGGATTATTGCGGGGAAAGAAAAACCATTCAATTGCTGCTGCCATCTCCGCAGCGCCGGGTCTATTGAGGCTTGGTTTGATATTTTTGGCAGTGTCAGTATTGGGAATAACCGATTTTGATATCATATTCATTATTTTTGCCATCCCGCCACTAATCGTCCTTCTTGCAGTAATTCTCAGGAAGGCAAAGACAATTATTAATTCAATTCATTCTATCCAGATTCCGTCCCGAAAAATTCTGATTTTTGGTTTTTCAGTGTATATTATTGGCGTCTGGCTTACATTATGCCAAAATCTTAATAAAATCGTTATCAGCCATGATCTTGGGATTGAATTTCAGGCCTTTTTTGATGTATCACTTACACTGGCAGCGGTAATCACCTTTTTTTCATCGGCATTATATCTGATATCAGTTCCCGAATCCACAGGAGCAGAGGATAAATCTCTTCTCCTGAACCGGCCCGGAGGACTGGGGGACATTGGGAGACTTCTTTTTGCTATGACCCTGTTTTGTGTGCTTATTCTTGCATTTTATGCAAAAGAACTGATTGTCCTGTTATTTTCCGCCGATTATGCACCTGCAGGTGATTACATTCTTCTTATTGCAATTGGATATGTTTTCATATTTATTCAACAGTTTAGTGCCTATGTAAATGTTTCATTTTATGAGAAATCAACGAAACCATTTGTTCTCATTACCGTAATCAGTTTATTGATATTCCCTGTTTTTAGCCATATACTAATTGGGTATTTTGGATTTCAGGGAGCATATCTGGCATTTATTATAATTCTTGTCCTCTATTCTCTTGCTACAATATTGGTATCCCAGGATATTGAGCCTCTTTGTGTACTCTTCCACAGGGTTGTGTATCTGATTATCTCATTCGCTGCAGTGTATCTCGTACTGTTTGTTGGGAATCTCTCGTTATTTCCAGGGATTGTTGTGTCATCATTACTGTTTGGAGGCCTGATTTTTGCCACCCGATATCTGGATGTATCCATTATTCGGGATTTAATCGGTAGAACGAAACAAGAATAA
- a CDS encoding gamma-glutamyl-gamma-aminobutyrate hydrolase family protein (Members of this family of hydrolases with an active site Cys residue belong to MEROPS family C26.): MILLVDLCYRPHSLGEDEFVRPIADIVKGCGYQPEICHFTEWESASMDKAGAAILCGTPLRDNRFAGMTECFTWIPESPVPVLGICAGMQALILAYGGSIEQNPEIGMTAIRCTATGDPIFRENRWTAYELHRFSTVPGGEFIPLAESDACVQAVRHKDNPAYGVMFHPEVRNTWVVERFLSAHVRHDSTLSSE; the protein is encoded by the coding sequence ATGATCCTCCTCGTAGATCTCTGCTATCGACCGCATTCTCTTGGTGAGGATGAGTTTGTTCGTCCAATCGCAGATATTGTAAAGGGTTGTGGGTATCAGCCTGAAATTTGTCATTTTACCGAATGGGAATCTGCATCCATGGATAAAGCTGGTGCAGCGATCCTCTGCGGAACACCGCTCAGAGACAATCGCTTTGCCGGAATGACTGAATGCTTCACATGGATCCCGGAATCGCCGGTGCCGGTTCTTGGAATATGCGCAGGCATGCAGGCGCTCATCCTTGCATATGGCGGCAGCATTGAGCAAAACCCTGAAATTGGCATGACTGCCATCCGTTGCACAGCAACCGGTGATCCGATATTCCGTGAAAACCGATGGACCGCATATGAACTGCACCGGTTTAGTACAGTCCCCGGGGGTGAGTTTATTCCTCTTGCAGAATCAGACGCCTGCGTTCAGGCGGTTCGGCATAAGGATAACCCTGCATATGGCGTCATGTTTCACCCGGAAGTGCGCAATACATGGGTGGTGGAGCGGTTCCTCTCTGCCCATGTCCGGCATGATTCAACCCTTTCTTCTGAGTGA
- a CDS encoding DUF134 domain-containing protein, translating into MRRCNSGEETPSRRGRPRKRRFLNKDSQYRCFQPCCHPDAEGRVNVLEPEELEALRLVDLLDYDQESAAVKMGISRKTLWRDLHEGRRKVVETLVEGKRLEMAGCADSEKEECCCRNRECRYASDASCEQKSEQ; encoded by the coding sequence ATGAGAAGGTGCAATTCCGGGGAAGAAACCCCATCGCGGCGTGGGAGGCCCCGTAAAAGAAGATTTCTGAATAAAGATTCACAGTACCGCTGTTTTCAGCCATGCTGCCATCCTGATGCTGAGGGGAGGGTGAATGTCCTTGAACCTGAGGAGCTTGAGGCTCTCAGGCTGGTTGATTTGCTGGATTATGACCAGGAATCTGCAGCTGTAAAGATGGGAATTTCCCGGAAAACATTGTGGCGTGATCTCCATGAAGGCCGCAGAAAGGTTGTAGAAACTCTCGTTGAAGGCAAGCGTCTTGAGATGGCAGGCTGTGCTGATTCAGAAAAAGAAGAATGCTGCTGCAGAAACCGGGAGTGCAGGTATGCATCAGACGCATCCTGCGAACAGAAGTCAGAACAGTAA
- a CDS encoding diphthine--ammonia ligase yields MKLGVLFSGGKDSVYATYRAMQKEEVSCLISLVSENDESYMFHTPNIHLTSLQAEAMGLPILEYTTTGIEEEELEDLKRAISLAVEQYGIEGIVTGAVLSVYQATRIQKICDALGLWCYNPLWHIDQDWYMQTLIDEGFEVIISGVFSAPFDETWLGRRIDDEALRLLRLYAAKYGITLTGEGGELETLVTNAPFFKKKIAVLKSESVYANYNGRYQIHAAEVTDK; encoded by the coding sequence ATGAAACTTGGTGTACTATTTTCCGGCGGCAAAGATTCAGTATATGCCACATACCGGGCAATGCAGAAAGAAGAGGTCTCCTGCCTGATCTCGCTTGTATCTGAAAATGACGAGAGTTACATGTTTCATACGCCGAATATTCATCTCACATCACTGCAGGCAGAGGCAATGGGCCTCCCCATACTGGAATATACTACCACAGGTATAGAAGAAGAAGAACTGGAAGACCTGAAGCGTGCGATATCCCTTGCTGTTGAGCAGTACGGTATTGAGGGTATTGTGACCGGAGCCGTTCTCTCTGTGTATCAGGCGACCCGTATTCAGAAGATCTGTGATGCCCTTGGTCTCTGGTGCTATAACCCGCTCTGGCATATTGATCAGGACTGGTACATGCAGACTCTGATTGATGAGGGCTTTGAAGTAATTATCTCCGGTGTTTTCTCTGCTCCCTTTGACGAAACCTGGCTGGGAAGACGTATTGATGATGAAGCCCTCAGGCTTCTGCGGCTCTATGCAGCAAAATATGGCATCACCCTTACCGGAGAGGGGGGCGAACTGGAAACCCTGGTGACTAATGCACCGTTTTTTAAGAAAAAAATTGCCGTATTGAAGTCAGAGTCAGTGTATGCAAATTATAACGGTCGGTATCAGATACACGCCGCGGAAGTGACTGATAAATGA
- a CDS encoding GNAT family N-acetyltransferase, whose protein sequence is MGFYIQIADDNHQKEWDDYIQSSSFGTIFHTWQWLKIMEKHTNSTLYPLQIFKGTTHIASYPIFFKKKGFVKVALSPPYNTDILYLGPVISHYESFKQPKKEEYLMGIQSEIDKFLFSDLGCNYVNLRTAPGLLDSRSLRWAGYHVEPLYSYRLDLNTGLDNIWTSLHRSVRKNIKNAQDKGIVIEKGDKDDLFYIHSEIQRRFGEQGRKKDDILLYLDEVFHQYNGRNLDIFVAKYLGETVSGVIHLNYNGIMYQWVGLPKEEIDGISPNDLLVWESIKSGREMGMRYYDIMDGGDNPRLRRFKSKFNPELSIWYSAEKYSHPIYGFARTASRKTGYHVKI, encoded by the coding sequence ATGGGATTTTATATACAGATTGCTGATGATAATCATCAAAAAGAGTGGGATGATTATATCCAATCTTCATCCTTTGGTACAATTTTCCATACATGGCAATGGCTGAAAATTATGGAAAAACACACGAATAGTACGTTGTATCCCCTTCAGATATTCAAAGGAACGACGCATATTGCCAGCTATCCGATTTTTTTTAAGAAAAAAGGGTTTGTGAAAGTTGCCCTTTCTCCTCCTTATAACACAGACATACTATATCTTGGTCCTGTTATATCTCATTATGAATCCTTTAAACAACCTAAAAAAGAAGAGTATCTAATGGGTATTCAGTCTGAGATTGATAAGTTTCTCTTTTCTGACCTCGGATGCAATTATGTAAATCTTCGTACAGCACCGGGATTATTGGATTCACGGTCTCTTCGATGGGCAGGTTACCACGTTGAACCATTATACTCCTATCGATTGGATTTGAATACGGGGCTTGATAATATATGGACCAGCCTGCACAGATCGGTTCGAAAAAATATCAAAAATGCTCAGGATAAAGGAATCGTCATTGAAAAGGGGGATAAAGATGATCTTTTCTACATTCATTCTGAAATACAACGAAGATTCGGTGAACAGGGCAGAAAAAAAGATGATATTTTATTGTATTTAGATGAGGTTTTTCATCAGTATAATGGCCGCAATCTGGACATATTTGTGGCAAAATATCTGGGGGAAACCGTAAGCGGTGTTATTCATCTGAATTATAATGGCATTATGTATCAATGGGTGGGACTTCCCAAAGAAGAAATCGATGGCATCTCACCAAATGATCTGCTGGTCTGGGAAAGCATAAAGTCAGGCCGTGAAATGGGGATGAGATATTATGATATCATGGATGGGGGAGATAATCCACGATTGAGACGATTTAAATCGAAATTTAATCCTGAGCTGTCCATCTGGTATTCTGCAGAGAAATATTCTCATCCGATATATGGATTCGCAAGGACGGCATCCCGAAAAACCGGGTATCATGTTAAAATTTGA
- a CDS encoding ATP-grasp domain-containing protein, with translation MNAVVPTGVGDHIGLAVVRSLGKKKISTTVVSNEKRSMPFYSKYCTKKRIAEYNDEFLSELTENDIIMPNGEDEMLFFAKNAPLYDYSLAFPDYATLETIIDKSHLMRFAEMHHISAPKTFFIDDPDFLHEIAHSLTYPAIIKPNRGRGGRGIVRVDSPDMVEETYANILFQYGPSTIQEYIPFTKRYSSAVLTDNTFEIQRICIIQEKRTYPLNTGPGCFVETVANEEIMNLTFDIMNALKIRGVTELDFVIDERDGKPKLLEINPRFWGSVQCAISAGVDFPFLLYEIATDNSIAVSYDYRAGITGRNVFCNDLRHLLTVLRGRFPLPYKLKTMSDFIKFYQDDAYFIFSSEDIRPFISIFEYYLLRKTDQVRLNFFKEISK, from the coding sequence ATGAATGCTGTTGTGCCTACGGGTGTTGGAGATCATATTGGTCTTGCTGTTGTACGCTCCCTTGGAAAAAAGAAAATTTCTACCACTGTTGTCTCGAATGAAAAGAGATCAATGCCGTTTTACTCGAAATACTGCACAAAAAAACGAATTGCCGAATATAACGACGAATTTCTTTCTGAATTAACAGAAAATGACATCATAATGCCCAACGGGGAAGATGAAATGCTTTTTTTTGCAAAGAATGCCCCTTTGTATGACTATTCACTTGCTTTTCCTGATTATGCAACCCTTGAGACCATCATTGATAAATCACACCTGATGCGGTTTGCAGAAATGCATCATATTTCTGCTCCAAAGACATTTTTCATTGATGATCCTGATTTTCTTCATGAAATAGCCCATAGTCTGACATATCCTGCCATAATTAAGCCAAACCGGGGGAGAGGAGGGAGAGGCATCGTACGGGTTGACAGTCCTGATATGGTAGAGGAAACGTATGCAAACATCCTTTTTCAGTACGGACCTTCAACGATTCAGGAATACATCCCTTTTACGAAGCGGTATTCCTCTGCTGTTTTGACAGATAATACTTTTGAGATTCAGAGGATCTGTATCATACAGGAAAAGAGAACCTATCCGCTTAATACCGGTCCAGGCTGTTTTGTTGAGACTGTTGCCAATGAAGAGATTATGAATCTGACATTTGATATCATGAATGCTTTAAAAATCCGGGGCGTAACCGAACTTGATTTTGTTATCGACGAACGTGATGGAAAGCCTAAGTTATTGGAGATAAATCCCCGATTTTGGGGCTCAGTACAGTGCGCAATCTCCGCAGGAGTTGACTTTCCGTTTTTGCTGTATGAGATCGCTACAGATAATTCTATTGCTGTTTCGTATGATTATCGGGCAGGAATAACGGGGAGAAATGTTTTCTGTAATGATCTTCGGCACCTGCTGACCGTTCTCAGGGGAAGGTTTCCGTTACCATATAAACTGAAAACGATGAGTGATTTTATTAAATTTTATCAGGATGATGCCTATTTTATCTTTTCATCCGAAGATATTCGCCCGTTTATCTCAATATTCGAATATTATCTTTTAAGAAAGACAGATCAGGTACGTTTGAATTTTTTCAAGGAAATATCTAAATAG